The stretch of DNA AAGTAAATTCACAAACAGATTTTGTTGCTAAAAATGAAAATTTCGTCGCATTAACTAAAAAAGTTACTGAACATGTATTTAATAATGAAATAAAGAATATTGAGGAATTAAATGCATCAAATATAGATGGAACTAATTTTGAAGAATTCTTGAAATTACAAATTTCTTCAATTGGAGAAAATATTGTAGTTAGAAGATTGGCATTTGCAAAAGCATGTTGTGAAAATAGTATAGTATGTGGATATGTTCACTTTAATAAAAAAGTTGGTGTTATTCTTAAAGCTAATTGTGATAGCGAAGCTACAAAGAAAGGTGCAAAAGATTTATTACAAAACATTTGTATGCATATTTCAGCAATGAAGCCACAATACTTAAGTTATAAAGATTTAGATGCTGATTTTGTTGAAAAAGAATATTTAGCTCTTAAAGGATCAATTGAAAAAGAAAATGAAGAATTAGTTAGACTTGGAAAACAATTAAAGAGAATTCCGAAGTTTGCTTCAATGTCTCAAATAACTGATGAAGTTTTAAGAGCTGAAGAAGAATTATTAAAAGAAGAATTGAAGAAACAAGGTAAGCCTGAAAAAATTTGGGATAAAATTTTGCCGGGACAAATTGAAAGATTTATTAAAGATAATACTTTGATTGATCAACAATATGCGTTATTCAGCCAACAATATGTATTGGATGATAATAAGACAGTTTTAGAAGCTGTGAATGATAAGGCAAAAGAGTTAGGTGGAAATATTGAAATAGTAGAATACACTAGATTCGAAGTAGGTGAAGGATTAGAAAAGAAAGAAGAAAACTTTGCTGAAGAAGTTGCAAAACAAATGGGACTATAAAAATGGTTTTAAGACAGTGATTAATATCGCTGTCTTTTTTGCTTGAAAAATAAGATATTAAAATTTCA from Parvimonas micra encodes:
- the tsf gene encoding translation elongation factor Ts produces the protein MEITAKLVKDLREATGAGMMECKKALQEVCGDMEKAIEFLREKGLAKAAKKANKVAAEGLITLVLDENNTKAALTEVNSQTDFVAKNENFVALTKKVTEHVFNNEIKNIEELNASNIDGTNFEEFLKLQISSIGENIVVRRLAFAKACCENSIVCGYVHFNKKVGVILKANCDSEATKKGAKDLLQNICMHISAMKPQYLSYKDLDADFVEKEYLALKGSIEKENEELVRLGKQLKRIPKFASMSQITDEVLRAEEELLKEELKKQGKPEKIWDKILPGQIERFIKDNTLIDQQYALFSQQYVLDDNKTVLEAVNDKAKELGGNIEIVEYTRFEVGEGLEKKEENFAEEVAKQMGL